A genomic region of Zalophus californianus isolate mZalCal1 chromosome 11, mZalCal1.pri.v2, whole genome shotgun sequence contains the following coding sequences:
- the B3GAT1 gene encoding galactosylgalactosylxylosylprotein 3-beta-glucuronosyltransferase 1 isoform X2 has product MPKRRDILAIVLIVLPWTLLVTVWHQSTITPLLTTHKDDGSDPRRDAPPGADPREYCMSDRDIVEVVRTEYVYTRPPPWSDTLPTIHVVTPTYSRPVQKAELTRMANTLLHVPNLHWLVVEDAPRRTPLTARLLRDTGLNYTHLHVETPRNYKLRGDARDPRIPRGTMQRNLALRWLRETFPRNSSQPGVVYFADDDNTYSLELFEEMRSTRRVSVWPVAFVGGLRYEAPRVNGAGKVVGWKTVFDPHRPFAIDMAGFAVNLRLILQRSQAYFKLRGVKGGYQESSLLRELVTLNDLEPKAANCTKILVWHTRTEKPVLVNEGKKGFTDPTVEI; this is encoded by the exons ATGCCGAAGAGACGGGACATCCTTGCGATCGTCCTCATCGTACTGCCCTGGACACTGCTAGTCACCGTGTGGCACCAGAGCACCATCACGCCTCTGCTCACCACGCACAAGG ATGACGGCAGCGACCCCCGGCGCGATGCGCCCCCGGGCGCCGACCCCAGGGAGTACTGCATGTCGGACCGCGACATCGTGGAGGTGGTGCGCACGGAGTACGTGTACACGCGGCCCCCGCCGTGGTCGGACACGCTGCCCACCATCCACGTGGTGACGCCCACCTACAGCCGCCCGGTGCAGAAGGCCGAGCTGACGCGCATGGCCAACACGCTGCTGCACGTGCCCAACCTGCACTGGCTGGTGGTGGAGGACGCGCCGCGCCGGACGCCGCTCACCGCGCGCCTGCTGCGCGACACCGGCCTCAACTACACGCATCTGCACGTGGAGACGCCCCGCAACTACAAGCTGCGCGGCGACGCCCGCGACCCGCGCATCCCGCGGGGCACCATGCAGCGCAACCTGGCCCTGCGCTGGCTGCGCGAGACTTTCCCGCGCAACTCCAGCCAACCCGGCGTGGTGTACTTCGCCGACGACGACAACACCTACAGTCTGGAGCTCTTTGAGGAG ATGCGCAGCACCAGGAGGGTGTCTGTGTGGCCCGTTGCCTTCGTTGGTGGCCTTCGGTACGAGGCCCCACGGGTCAACGGGGCAGGGAAGGTGGTCGGCTGGAAGACAGTGTTCGACCCGCACCGACCATTTGCAATAGACATGGCTGGATTTGCTGTCAACCTGAGGCTCATTCTACAGCGTAGCCAGGCCTACTTCAAGCTGCGTGGCGTGAAAGGAGGCTACCAGGAAAGCAGCCTCCTCCGAGAACTTGTTACCCTCAATGAcctggagcccaaggcagccaaCTGCACCAAG
- the B3GAT1 gene encoding galactosylgalactosylxylosylprotein 3-beta-glucuronosyltransferase 1 isoform X1, with protein sequence MPLDSHPFSVSGLARLCKPASAMGNEELWAQPALEMPKRRDILAIVLIVLPWTLLVTVWHQSTITPLLTTHKDDGSDPRRDAPPGADPREYCMSDRDIVEVVRTEYVYTRPPPWSDTLPTIHVVTPTYSRPVQKAELTRMANTLLHVPNLHWLVVEDAPRRTPLTARLLRDTGLNYTHLHVETPRNYKLRGDARDPRIPRGTMQRNLALRWLRETFPRNSSQPGVVYFADDDNTYSLELFEEMRSTRRVSVWPVAFVGGLRYEAPRVNGAGKVVGWKTVFDPHRPFAIDMAGFAVNLRLILQRSQAYFKLRGVKGGYQESSLLRELVTLNDLEPKAANCTKILVWHTRTEKPVLVNEGKKGFTDPTVEI encoded by the exons ATGCCCTTGGACAGCCACCCCTTCTCGGTCTCCGGTCTGGCCAGACTCTGCAAACCTGCTTCCGCAATGG GTAACGAGGAGCTGTGGGCCCAGCCAGCCTTGGAGATGCCGAAGAGACGGGACATCCTTGCGATCGTCCTCATCGTACTGCCCTGGACACTGCTAGTCACCGTGTGGCACCAGAGCACCATCACGCCTCTGCTCACCACGCACAAGG ATGACGGCAGCGACCCCCGGCGCGATGCGCCCCCGGGCGCCGACCCCAGGGAGTACTGCATGTCGGACCGCGACATCGTGGAGGTGGTGCGCACGGAGTACGTGTACACGCGGCCCCCGCCGTGGTCGGACACGCTGCCCACCATCCACGTGGTGACGCCCACCTACAGCCGCCCGGTGCAGAAGGCCGAGCTGACGCGCATGGCCAACACGCTGCTGCACGTGCCCAACCTGCACTGGCTGGTGGTGGAGGACGCGCCGCGCCGGACGCCGCTCACCGCGCGCCTGCTGCGCGACACCGGCCTCAACTACACGCATCTGCACGTGGAGACGCCCCGCAACTACAAGCTGCGCGGCGACGCCCGCGACCCGCGCATCCCGCGGGGCACCATGCAGCGCAACCTGGCCCTGCGCTGGCTGCGCGAGACTTTCCCGCGCAACTCCAGCCAACCCGGCGTGGTGTACTTCGCCGACGACGACAACACCTACAGTCTGGAGCTCTTTGAGGAG ATGCGCAGCACCAGGAGGGTGTCTGTGTGGCCCGTTGCCTTCGTTGGTGGCCTTCGGTACGAGGCCCCACGGGTCAACGGGGCAGGGAAGGTGGTCGGCTGGAAGACAGTGTTCGACCCGCACCGACCATTTGCAATAGACATGGCTGGATTTGCTGTCAACCTGAGGCTCATTCTACAGCGTAGCCAGGCCTACTTCAAGCTGCGTGGCGTGAAAGGAGGCTACCAGGAAAGCAGCCTCCTCCGAGAACTTGTTACCCTCAATGAcctggagcccaaggcagccaaCTGCACCAAG